The genomic interval ATCACCGAAATGGATGGGTAAATGCCCAGGTTGTGGAGAATGGAATAAAATGACAGAGGAGATTTTGAAGCCTGTATCGCCAAGAAAGGCTACTTTTGCTCATTCCAACCAAACCGTTCAAAAACCTTCCCCGATTACAAATATCGAAACAACCCAAGAACCAAGGATTTTTACAAATTTAAAAGAATTTAACCGTGTATTAGGAAGCGGTATTGTTAAAGGGTCTCTCGTGTTAATTGGTGGTGATCCTGGTATTGGTAAGTCTACGCTTCTGCTGCAAGTATCCTCCCAATTAGCAGATAATGGTCACGATGTCTTATATATATCCGGAGAAGAATCTGTTAAACAAACGAAATTAAGAGCAGATCGCTTAGGAGTAAAAGCAGATAAACTATTCGTCTTATCAGAAACAGATATGAGTTATATTTCTCAGGCAATTGAGGAAACAAACCCTTCATTTGTTGTTGTTGATTCCATTCAAACGGTATTCCATAGTGAATTAAGCTCAGCTCCAGGAAGTGTATCACAAGTAAGAGAATCAACAGCAGATCTAATGAGAATTGCTAAAACAAAAGGTATCGCTATTTTTATTGTCGGTCATGTTACAAAGGAAGGATCAATTGCTGGTCCGCGTTTATTAGAGCACATGGTAGATACTGTACTCTACTTTGAAGGAGAAAGACATCATACATACCGCATTTTACGAGCCGTGAAGAATCGTTTTGGATCAACGAATGAAATGGGTATTTTTGAGATGAAGGAATCAGGTTTAGAAGAAGTAAAAAATCCTTCAGAAATATTTTTAGAAGAAAGATCGAAAGGTGCTGCTGGATCAACGGTAGTAGCCTCAATGGAGGGAACTAGACCGGTTCTTGTTGAAATTCAGGCATTAATTTCACCTACAAGCTTTGGTAATCCAAGGAGAATGGCAACAGGTATCGATCATAATCGTGTCCCATTATTAATGGCAGTGTTAGAGAAACGTGTAGGACTCCTTCTGCAAAATCAAGATGCCTATTTGAAGGTTGCGGGTGGAATTAAACTTGATGAACCAGCTATCGATTTAGCTGTTGCTGTAAGTATTGCTTCAAGCTTTAAAGATGCACCACCAAAACCAACAGATGTCATAATTGGTGAAGTTGGTTTAACTGGAGAGGTTAGAAGAGTTTCGAGGATTGAGCAAAGGGTCATAGAAGCTGCAAAGCTTGGATTTAAGCGGGCGATTATTCCTGAAGCAAATATTGGTGGGTGGAGTCCTCCGGATAACATTGAGATCGTTGGGATAAAAAATGTAGCTGAGGCCCTCCATAAAACGTTAGGAGGATAGGAGATGACAGATGTAGAGAGTAAATCTGGTGAAAAAAGGCTAAATGAAATTTTGCAATTTGTAGCACCTGGTACGCCAATGCGTGAGGGTATCGAAAATGTCCTTCGTGCAAAAACAGGTGGATTAATTGTCATTGGTCATAATGATAAAGTTAAGGATATTTTAGACGGTGGCTTTTCAATAAATTGTACATTTTCCTCTGCCCACTTGTATGAGTTAGCTAAAATGGATGGGGCGATTATTTTAAGTGACTCTGGTAATAAGATTCTCTATGCAAATGCTCAGCTAGTTCCTGACCCTTCTATTTATTCTTCTGAAACTGGGATGAGACATCGAACAGCTGAACGAGTGGCAAAACAAACAGGTAATTTGGTGATAGCCATTTCACAAAGAAGAAATGTGATTACTCTCTATCATGGTGAACTAAGATATGCACTTAAAGAAATAGGTGTTATTTTAACTAAGGCTAATCAGGCGATCCAAACACTAGAAAAATATAAGACTGTTCTTGATCACTCGATCTTGAATTTAGGTGCATTAGAGCTTGAAGATTTGGTTACTTTTAAAGAAGTGCTGCAAGTGTTGCATCGATTTGAGATGGTATTGCGTATAAAAGATGAAATAAATGATTATGTGAACGAGCTGGGGGCAGAAGGTCATCTTATTAGGTTACAATTGGCAGAGCTCCTTACTGGGATAGAAGGAGAAGCTGTCCTTCTTATTAAGGATTATGCAAATGACAAGGCTGTTGATCCACATCAAATTGTTAAACAGCTTCAAGACCTTTCTAGTTTTGAGCTTATAGAGGATTCAGTCTTATTTAAATTACTTGGGTACTCTTCATTTACAAACATTGATACTCCTGTCATGTCAAGAGGATATCGAATGTTAAGTAAAATTCCTAGATTGCCAACGATTATTATTGAAAATTTAGTGACAGACTATAAAAAGTTGAAACATATTATGCAAGCATCCGTAGAACAATTAGATGAAGTAGATGGAATAGGTGAGGTAAGAGCAAAGAAAATTATTGAAGGGATGAAGAGATTAAAGGATCAGCTTTTAATTGACCGCCATCTATAAGAATTTTTCATCAAAATTTTAGCAATTTGGTTTTAATTTCATTAAATAAGGGTATATTAAAATTGTTTTTTAAATTATCTTTTTTAGTAACGTTACAGGCTTGTTTCAATCTATTTACAAATTTAAATATCTATTTCACATGTACAAGAAGTAGGATAAAGTAGATATATCGTAAAAGGGAGGTGAAGGTATGTTAATAAAGCGCATTATACAGTTATTATTTCTAAGTATAGGTGGTATGTTAGGAATCCTTTTTATGCCAGAACTACTTAGAATATTAAATATGCAAGACATACCTTTTATTAATACACCTTATACTTTAGCTGTATTAGGTGCAATTGTTTTTTTTGTAGCAACATTTTGGTTAGTAGATTATGTCGTAAATTGGATTAAGGTCTTGGAAGAGGCTGTTGTCAAAGCACCTGTAACAGATGTGTTATTTGGTAGTTTAGGTTTAATATTTGGCCTTATAATTGCTTTTCTTATTGGTATTCCTTTAAATGAAATTCAATATCCAGTGTTTAATACAATCATTCCAATCTTTTTAACATTACTACTTGGATATTTAGGATTTCAAATTGGTTTTAAAAAGCGAGATGAATTGATCAATCTTTTTTCTACACAAAATCGAATCGGTAAGAAAAAGGGTGCAGCAGAAGAAGAAAGTGAAATAGAAGATAAAAAACTAAAAATTTTAGATACAAGTGTTATTATCGATGGTCGTATTGCGGATATTTGTCAAACCGGCTTTTTGGAAGGAACAATTGTTATTCCTCAATTTGTGCTAGAAGAGCTTCAACATATTGCCGATTCGTCTGATGTATTAAAACGCAACAGAGGTCGCAGAGGGCTAGATATACTAAATAGAATTCAAAAAGAGCTTGCGATTAATGTAGAAATTTATGAAGGTGATTTTGAGGATATACAAGAGGTTGATAGCAAGCTAGTGAAATTGGCGAAGTTGACTTCCGGTGTAGTTGTGACAAATGACTTTAATTTGAATAAAGTATGTGAACTGCAAAAAGTGCATGTTCTCAATATTAATGATTTAGCTAATGCCGTTAAGCCTGTAGTACTCCCTGGTGAAGAAATGAACGTACAAGTGATAAAAGATGGGAAAGAACATAATCAAGGCATCGCTTATTTAGATGATGGCACGATGATCGTTGTTGAAGAAGGACGAAACTATATTGGTAAACATATAGATGTGCTTGTAACAAGTGTTCTGCAAACTTCTGCAGGAAGAATGATCTTTGCTAAACCTAAATTATTAGAGAAGGCATTATAAAGCGTTACTCCGATCTTTATGAAAGTTATTCTTAATCTATCTGCTTTGCTTGTCTATAAAGCTTTAGGTAAGGTAGTACTGCTCGATAAGAAAAGGAATTAAAATGAAATATGATGGGAGTCTAGATGTCTAGCTTCAGCACCTGGCCTTAGATCGCGCAGGATATGCAAGTGCAGTTTCAGCGACAGGACGTCGCGTTTTAAACTGCCTCGTGGTCGCAAGCTACACATGCATTGAAGGCGATGAACACCTTCTATTCATGCGCGTCTTATGCCTGTCGGGGCAGAACAAGGCGCTTCCGCTTTTCAATAGCCCGTGGAACATTAGGTGACTAGTGTCTCATGGGCTATTTTACATATTTGAAGGAATCTTTTATGATGATAGTATACTGAATATTCGTGAGGAGTAAGTGTAATGAAATATCAAGTCGTTATTCTAGCAGCTGGACAAGGGAAACGAATGAATGCTGGTAAAAATAAACAGTTTATTGAACTTGAACAAGTCCCTATCATCATACATACTTTAAAAGTATTTCAAAAGCATACCATGTGCTCAGGAATCATTCTTGTTATTAATGATCAAGAAAAGGAAGATTTTCAAAAACTATTAGAAAAGTATGATGTTACAAAAATAAAAGCGATCGTGTCAGGTGGAAGTGAGAGACAGTATAGTGTGCATAATGGATTACATGCTGTTGATAAAGGTGAGCTGGTTCTTGTTCATGATGGAGCTAGACCGTTTATTTCGCATAAAAGAATTGAAGATTTAGTAGAAAAAGCTTATGAAACAGGGGCAGCAACATTAGCAGTCCCTGTAAAGGATACGATAAAACGGGTTGAAAATGGGAAAGTCATTGAAACAGTGGAACGTTCTACACTATGGTCAGTGCAAACCCCGCAGGCATTTCAACTCGAGCTTATACTTGCTGCCCATCATCATGCGAATCAAGAAAACTATCTTGGTACAGATGATGCCAGCCTAATTGAACGAATTGGAAAGCCCGTTTCGATCATCTTAGGGGATTACACAAATATTAAATTAACAACACCAGATGATTTACTACTAGCAAAGGCTATCCTTGATTGATTAATATGTAAATCGTAAAGATGGTTAGAGAATAAGAGTAGATGTAAGATTAAGTAGGTTAAGAAAGAGGGAAGAAAATGATTAGAATTGGACAAGGTTTTGATGTACATCAGTTAGTTGAAGGCCGACCTTTAATTATTGGAGGAATCGAGATTCCATATGAAAAAGGGCTGCTAGGACACTCAGATGCTGATGTGTTATTACATACGGTAGCGGATGCTTGCTTAGGGGCGATTGCGGAAGGTGACATTGGAAAACACTTCCCAGATACAGATCCTAATTTTAAAGATGCTGATTCTGCTAAATTGCTCTCACATGTATGGAATCTGGTGAAAGAAAAAGGGTATGAACTTGGTAACATAGATTGTACAATCATTGCACAAAAACCCAAAATGGCTCCACATATAGATTCAATGAGAAAACGGATTGCTGAATTACTTGAGGCAGATCTTTCTCAAGTAAATGTAAAAGCAACGACAACCGAAAAGTTAGGATTTACTGGCCGGCAAGAGGGGATTGCTTCACAAGCAACAGTTTTAATTCAGAAGCATCAATAATTAAATCGTATGAAGGAAAACAAGCGCTATTCGCTTCATTTCCTTTAATCTGTCATTGTTACTTGTCCCGTCCAAATTTGAAATAATGGTAACCTTCTTATTTGAATAATACTATAGATGACAAGAGCGTTTGTATCTCACTATTATTGATGATAAAATAAGTGCTGACTTAAAAAGTAATGAAATGTATCATCTTATATAATTTTTTACATATTTTAATGAGTTTGCTGGAGGTTTAGAGATGACAAATGAAGTAAGGGTACGTTATGCCCCAAGTCCAACAGGACATCTACATATTGGAAATGCAAGAACGGCCTTATTTAATTATTTATTCGCTAAAAATCAAGGCGGGAAGTTTATTATCCGTATTGAAGACACTGATAAAAAACGTAACATTGAAGGCGGGGAAGAAAGTCAGCTAAAGTATTTAAACTGGCTTGGTATTGATTGGGATGAAAGTGTAGATGTCGGCGGTGAGTATGGACCATATCGTCAATCTGAAAGAAATGATATATACAAAAAATATTATGATCAATTATTAGAGAACGGTTTAGCTTATAAATGCTATTGTACGGAAGAGGAGCTAGAAAAAGAACGCGAGGAACAAATGGCTCGTGGAGAAACACCTCAATATTCCGGCAAGCACGCTAGCTTAACTCCTGAAGAGCAAAAGAGCTTTGAGGCGCAAGGGTTAGAATATAGTATTCGTTTTAGGGTCCCAGTGAATAAAGAATATCGCTTTCAAGATATGGTGAAAGGTGATATTTCATTTGAATCAGAGGGCATGGGCGATTTTGTTATTGTGAAAAAAGATGGTACTCCAACATATAACTTCGCGGTAGCAATTGATGATCATTTAATGAAAATTTCCCATGTGTTACGTGGGGAAGATCATATTTCAAATACACCTAAACAAATTATGATTTACGAAGCATTTGGTTGGGATATTCCGGTATTCGGACATATGACATTAATCGTGAATGAAAATCGTAAAAAATTAAGTAAACGTGATGAGTCTATCATCCAATTTATTGAACAATATGAAGAGCTTGGTTATTTACCAGAAGCTTTATTTAATTTTATTTCTTTGCTAGGCTGGTCTCCAGGTGGAGAAGAAGAAGTATATAGCAAAGATCAGTTAATTGATATTTTTGATGCTGCGCGCCTCTCTAAATCCCCTGCAGTTTTTGATAAACAAAAGCTTGCGTGGATGAATAATCAATATATAAAACAGCTTGAAGTAGAGGAACTTGTTAAGCTTTCTTTACCGCATTTAATTAAAGCGGGTAAAGTATCTGAGCAGATGAGTGACGAAGAAAATGACCAAGTTCGCGGTTTGATTGCGTTGTACCAGGATCAAATGAGTTACGGTGCTGAAATTATTAGCCTAACTGAATTGTTTTTTAAAGAGGATATTGCTTATAACGAAGAAGCTGAACAGGTACTCTCTGGTGAACAAGTACCAGTTGTGTTATCTGCATTTGTGTCAGAGTTAGAAAATGCTGAGGACTTTTCAGCAGAAACAATTAAAGCGTCTATTAAATCTGTTCAAAAAGCAACAGGTCAAAAAGGTAAAAATTTATTTATGCCAATTCGTGTTGCAATTACTGGGCAGACTCATGGACCTGATTTACCAAAATCAATTGCTGTATTAGGTAGAAATAAGGTAATTTCAAGATTAAAAAATATTATTAGTTAACTTTTTTATAAAAATGTAATATAGTATGGTTAAACCAATAGTTAAAACGTTGATAAGGAGAGTAAAGTTTTATTTCCTTTTTAGAGAGAACCTCCACTGGCTGAAAGGGGTTTAAGTGAAATAACTCTTGAAATGCACCTTTGAGTCTTTTACTAAACATCAACTGTTTGATTAGTAAGTAATAGCGTGTCGCTCTACGTTACAGAGCTAAAGTTGAGGTCATGAGGATATTGTGTATCGGGAACGAAACCTACTCATACCTAAACAGAGTGGAACCGCGCATACAAGCGTCTCTGTATTTATTACAGAGGCGCTTTTTTGTATAAAAAATTGGTATTTTAGTTTGGGGAATCGGGAGGGAAATATTCATTTTAGGTTTTTTCCTTCAACAAATATTGAACGTAAGTAATGATGGGAGGGGTAAATTTTGTTTAAAATGTTGAAAGAAGACGTAGAAATCATATTTGAACAAGATCCGGCTGCACGGAGTTATTTTGAGGTCATTTTAACGTATTCGGGGCTGCATGCGATTTGGGCACATCGGGTTGCACATGCCTTATACAAAAGAAAGTTCTATTTCTTCGCAAGAGCTATCTCTCAAATAAGTAGGTTTTTTACAGGTATAGAAATCCATCCAGCAGCAACAATAGGCCGAAGGTTTTTTATAGATCATGGAATGGGTGTTGTGATCGGGGAAACGTGTGAAATTGGGGATAATGTTACGGTATTCCAAGGGGTAACACTTGGCGGAACTGGGAAGGAAAAAGGAAAAAGACACCCTACAATTAAGGATCATGCTTTAATTGCTACAGGAGCAAAAGTGTTAGGATCTATCACGGTTGGTGCATACTCTAAAATAGGAGCAGGTTCTGTTGTCCTTAAAGATGTGCCAGATCATTCAACTGTTGTGGGGATTCCTGGTCGGGTGGTCATCCAAAACGGAAGAAAAGTTGGTCAAGATTTAAACCATTGTGATCTGCCAGATCCGGTTGCAGATCGTTTTAAAGAGCTAGAGACAGAGCTTGCAAATTTAAAAAATGAAGTCGAGCAGTTAAGGAAAGGAACGAGTGAACATGGCGATAAAGTTGTACAATACGCTCACGAGGGAAAAAGAAACATTTGAGCCTCTTGAAAAAGGGAAAGTTAAAATGTATGTATGTGGTCCTACCGTATATAACTATATCCATATTGGGAATGCCAGACCAGCAATCGTTTATGATACAGTTCGCAGATATTTAGAGTACAGCGGGTATGAAGTAAACTATGTATCAAATTTTACGGATGTTGATGATAAATTAATCAAAGCTGCTAACGAATTAGGTGAAGATGTACCAACAATTGCAGATCGTTTTATTGATGCTTATTTTGAAGATGTTTCTGCACTTGGCTGTAAACGTGCAACAGTTCACCCGCGCGTTACAGAGAGCATTGATATCATTATTGATTTTATTCAGGCTTTAATTGATAAAGGCTATGCTTATGAAGCTGGCGGGGATGTCTATTATAAAACAAGAGAGTTTAAAGAATACGGAAAACTCTCCCACCAGTCAATTGATGAATTACGGTTAGGTAATCGTATTGATATCGGCGAGAAAAAACAAGATGCACTTGATTTTGTTTTATGGAAAGCAGCTAAAGAAGGCGAAATTTCTTGGGAAAGTCCATGGGGACATGGTCGTCCAGGCTGGCACATTGAATGCTCGGCGATGGCGAAAAAGTACCTTGGTGATACAATTGATATCCATGCAGGCGGTCAGGATTTAACATTTCCTCATCATGAAAATGAAATTGCTCAATCTGAAGCTTTAAATGAAAAATTATTTGCAAAGTATTGGATGCATAACGGATATATTAATATTAATAATGAAAAGATGTCGAAGTCATTAGGTAACTTCGTCCTTGTTCACGATATCATAAAAGAAATTGACCCGCAGGTTGTCCGATTCTTTATGCTGTCTGTTCATTATCGACATCCGATTAATTTTTCACAAGAACTGCTTGAAAGTACAAAAAATGCGTTTGAACGATTAAAGACTTCATATGCTAATCTTCAACACCGTAAAAATAGCAGCACAAATTTAACGGATGATAATGAAGCATGGATAAGTAAGATTCATGATTATCGTGATCAATTCAAGAAAGAAATGGATGATGACTTTAATACAGCAAATGCAGTTTCTGTTTTGTTTGACTTAGCGAAACAAGCAAATTATTACTTACAAGAACTAAATACTTCAGAAGAAGTCATTCAAGCATTCCTTAATGAATTTGATCAATTAGGAGACGTTTTAGGGGTGAATTTTTCCCAGACAGAACTTTTAGATGCAGAAATTGATGAATTGATCGAAAAACGTATTCAAGCGAGAAAAGATCGTAATTTCGCATTAGCGGATGAAATTAGAGATCAATTAAAAGAAATGAATATTATTTTAGAGGATACTCCTCAAGGAACAAGATGGAAGCGAATCGTGGAATGATTACGATTTTTATAATATGGGAATAAAGTTAGTAAGTAAAGAAGGTGGAGGAGCCCACATAACGAAGGACACACTTGTTAAGGCTCTTCCCTTTTTTAGTAGAAAAGAGGACCAACATGTTTTTAGATTTAGAAGAAATAAAGGATTCTAAGCATTTGAATAGCTTAGCTTTGGCATATATTGGTGATGCTGTATTTGAAATTTATGTAAGACATCACCTTTTGGCTAATGGGAATATTCGACCAAACCAGCTTCATAATCAAGCTAAAAGGTTTGTGTCAGCAAAGGCTCAAGCAAGGATATTGCATCACTTATTTACGTTTGAGAATTTTTCTGAAGAGGAAGAGGCTGTCATTAGACGAGGCCGAAATGCAAAGTCAGGTACAATTCCTAAAAATACAGATGTACAAACTTATCGATATAGTACGGCGTTTGAAGCATTGATCGGATATCTTTACCTGGAAAAGAAACATACTCGATTAGAAGAACTAATTCAAGAGGCTTTTCAATTTATTACACTCGAAGAAAGGAGGAAGAATTAATGGATCAGGATCTTATTATTGGGCGTAACCCTGTAATCGAAGTTTTAAAATCATCTCGCGATGTAAATAAAATCTGGGTTGCTGAAAATTCATTAAAAGGACAAGCACAGCAAATTACACAGCTTGCAAAGGAAAAAGGTGTCACGATTAATTTTGTACCTAAGAAAAAAATCGATCAGATGGTGGAAGGTAATCATCAAGGAGTAGTAGCGCAAGTTGCGGCATATGAATATGTCCATGTAGATGATATCTTAGCAATTGCAGAAAAAAGAGGTGAAATGCCGTTTTTACTGCTATTGGATGAAATAGAGGATCCGCATAATCTAGGATCGATTATGAGAACTGCGGATGCTGTTGGTGCTCACGGAATTATTATTCCAAAAAGAAGAGCTGTTGGGCTGACGGCAACGGTTGCTAAAGCATCGACTGGTGCAAT from Metabacillus sediminilitoris carries:
- the radA gene encoding DNA repair protein RadA, with the protein product MAKTKVKFICQSCGYESPKWMGKCPGCGEWNKMTEEILKPVSPRKATFAHSNQTVQKPSPITNIETTQEPRIFTNLKEFNRVLGSGIVKGSLVLIGGDPGIGKSTLLLQVSSQLADNGHDVLYISGEESVKQTKLRADRLGVKADKLFVLSETDMSYISQAIEETNPSFVVVDSIQTVFHSELSSAPGSVSQVRESTADLMRIAKTKGIAIFIVGHVTKEGSIAGPRLLEHMVDTVLYFEGERHHTYRILRAVKNRFGSTNEMGIFEMKESGLEEVKNPSEIFLEERSKGAAGSTVVASMEGTRPVLVEIQALISPTSFGNPRRMATGIDHNRVPLLMAVLEKRVGLLLQNQDAYLKVAGGIKLDEPAIDLAVAVSIASSFKDAPPKPTDVIIGEVGLTGEVRRVSRIEQRVIEAAKLGFKRAIIPEANIGGWSPPDNIEIVGIKNVAEALHKTLGG
- the disA gene encoding DNA integrity scanning diadenylate cyclase DisA — protein: MTDVESKSGEKRLNEILQFVAPGTPMREGIENVLRAKTGGLIVIGHNDKVKDILDGGFSINCTFSSAHLYELAKMDGAIILSDSGNKILYANAQLVPDPSIYSSETGMRHRTAERVAKQTGNLVIAISQRRNVITLYHGELRYALKEIGVILTKANQAIQTLEKYKTVLDHSILNLGALELEDLVTFKEVLQVLHRFEMVLRIKDEINDYVNELGAEGHLIRLQLAELLTGIEGEAVLLIKDYANDKAVDPHQIVKQLQDLSSFELIEDSVLFKLLGYSSFTNIDTPVMSRGYRMLSKIPRLPTIIIENLVTDYKKLKHIMQASVEQLDEVDGIGEVRAKKIIEGMKRLKDQLLIDRHL
- a CDS encoding PIN/TRAM domain-containing protein, which gives rise to MLIKRIIQLLFLSIGGMLGILFMPELLRILNMQDIPFINTPYTLAVLGAIVFFVATFWLVDYVVNWIKVLEEAVVKAPVTDVLFGSLGLIFGLIIAFLIGIPLNEIQYPVFNTIIPIFLTLLLGYLGFQIGFKKRDELINLFSTQNRIGKKKGAAEEESEIEDKKLKILDTSVIIDGRIADICQTGFLEGTIVIPQFVLEELQHIADSSDVLKRNRGRRGLDILNRIQKELAINVEIYEGDFEDIQEVDSKLVKLAKLTSGVVVTNDFNLNKVCELQKVHVLNINDLANAVKPVVLPGEEMNVQVIKDGKEHNQGIAYLDDGTMIVVEEGRNYIGKHIDVLVTSVLQTSAGRMIFAKPKLLEKAL
- the ispD gene encoding 2-C-methyl-D-erythritol 4-phosphate cytidylyltransferase, with product MKYQVVILAAGQGKRMNAGKNKQFIELEQVPIIIHTLKVFQKHTMCSGIILVINDQEKEDFQKLLEKYDVTKIKAIVSGGSERQYSVHNGLHAVDKGELVLVHDGARPFISHKRIEDLVEKAYETGAATLAVPVKDTIKRVENGKVIETVERSTLWSVQTPQAFQLELILAAHHHANQENYLGTDDASLIERIGKPVSIILGDYTNIKLTTPDDLLLAKAILD
- the ispF gene encoding 2-C-methyl-D-erythritol 2,4-cyclodiphosphate synthase, which codes for MIRIGQGFDVHQLVEGRPLIIGGIEIPYEKGLLGHSDADVLLHTVADACLGAIAEGDIGKHFPDTDPNFKDADSAKLLSHVWNLVKEKGYELGNIDCTIIAQKPKMAPHIDSMRKRIAELLEADLSQVNVKATTTEKLGFTGRQEGIASQATVLIQKHQ
- the gltX gene encoding glutamate--tRNA ligase — its product is MTNEVRVRYAPSPTGHLHIGNARTALFNYLFAKNQGGKFIIRIEDTDKKRNIEGGEESQLKYLNWLGIDWDESVDVGGEYGPYRQSERNDIYKKYYDQLLENGLAYKCYCTEEELEKEREEQMARGETPQYSGKHASLTPEEQKSFEAQGLEYSIRFRVPVNKEYRFQDMVKGDISFESEGMGDFVIVKKDGTPTYNFAVAIDDHLMKISHVLRGEDHISNTPKQIMIYEAFGWDIPVFGHMTLIVNENRKKLSKRDESIIQFIEQYEELGYLPEALFNFISLLGWSPGGEEEVYSKDQLIDIFDAARLSKSPAVFDKQKLAWMNNQYIKQLEVEELVKLSLPHLIKAGKVSEQMSDEENDQVRGLIALYQDQMSYGAEIISLTELFFKEDIAYNEEAEQVLSGEQVPVVLSAFVSELENAEDFSAETIKASIKSVQKATGQKGKNLFMPIRVAITGQTHGPDLPKSIAVLGRNKVISRLKNIIS
- the cysE gene encoding serine O-acetyltransferase; translated protein: MLFKMLKEDVEIIFEQDPAARSYFEVILTYSGLHAIWAHRVAHALYKRKFYFFARAISQISRFFTGIEIHPAATIGRRFFIDHGMGVVIGETCEIGDNVTVFQGVTLGGTGKEKGKRHPTIKDHALIATGAKVLGSITVGAYSKIGAGSVVLKDVPDHSTVVGIPGRVVIQNGRKVGQDLNHCDLPDPVADRFKELETELANLKNEVEQLRKGTSEHGDKVVQYAHEGKRNI
- the cysS gene encoding cysteine--tRNA ligase, giving the protein MAIKLYNTLTREKETFEPLEKGKVKMYVCGPTVYNYIHIGNARPAIVYDTVRRYLEYSGYEVNYVSNFTDVDDKLIKAANELGEDVPTIADRFIDAYFEDVSALGCKRATVHPRVTESIDIIIDFIQALIDKGYAYEAGGDVYYKTREFKEYGKLSHQSIDELRLGNRIDIGEKKQDALDFVLWKAAKEGEISWESPWGHGRPGWHIECSAMAKKYLGDTIDIHAGGQDLTFPHHENEIAQSEALNEKLFAKYWMHNGYININNEKMSKSLGNFVLVHDIIKEIDPQVVRFFMLSVHYRHPINFSQELLESTKNAFERLKTSYANLQHRKNSSTNLTDDNEAWISKIHDYRDQFKKEMDDDFNTANAVSVLFDLAKQANYYLQELNTSEEVIQAFLNEFDQLGDVLGVNFSQTELLDAEIDELIEKRIQARKDRNFALADEIRDQLKEMNIILEDTPQGTRWKRIVE
- a CDS encoding Mini-ribonuclease 3 gives rise to the protein MFLDLEEIKDSKHLNSLALAYIGDAVFEIYVRHHLLANGNIRPNQLHNQAKRFVSAKAQARILHHLFTFENFSEEEEAVIRRGRNAKSGTIPKNTDVQTYRYSTAFEALIGYLYLEKKHTRLEELIQEAFQFITLEERRKN
- the rlmB gene encoding 23S rRNA (guanosine(2251)-2'-O)-methyltransferase RlmB, with protein sequence MDQDLIIGRNPVIEVLKSSRDVNKIWVAENSLKGQAQQITQLAKEKGVTINFVPKKKIDQMVEGNHQGVVAQVAAYEYVHVDDILAIAEKRGEMPFLLLLDEIEDPHNLGSIMRTADAVGAHGIIIPKRRAVGLTATVAKASTGAIEHIPVARITNMARTIEELKERGIWIVGTDAKGADDYRNLDGNMPLALIIGSEGKGIGRLIKEKCDFLIKMPMIGHVTSLNASVAGSLLMYEVYRKRYPLGE